One genomic segment of Odocoileus virginianus isolate 20LAN1187 ecotype Illinois chromosome 17, Ovbor_1.2, whole genome shotgun sequence includes these proteins:
- the GPS2 gene encoding G protein pathway suppressor 2 has protein sequence MPALLERPKLSNAMARALHRHIMMERERKRQEEEEVDKMMEQKMKEEQERRKKKEMEERMSLEETKEQILKLQEKLLALQEEKHQLFLQLKKVLHEEEKRRRKEQSDLTTLTSAAYQQGLTVHTGTHLLSMQGSPGGHNRPGTLMAADRAKQMFGPQVLTTRHYVGSAAAFAGTPEHGQFQGSPGGAYGTAQPPPHYGPTQPAYSPSQQLRAPSAFPAVQYLSQPQPQPYAVHSHFQPTQTGFLQPGGALSLQKQMEHANQQTGFSDSSSLRPMHPQALHPAPGLLASPQLPVQMQPAGKSGFATTSQPGPRLPFIQHSQNPRFYHK, from the exons ATGCCTGCGCTTCTGGAGCGTCCGAAGCTGTCCAACGCCATGGCCAGGGCGTTGCACCGACACATCATGATGGAGCGGGAGCGCAAGCGGCAGG AGGAGGAAGAAGTGGACAAGATGATGGAACAGAAGATGAAGGAagagcaggagagaaggaagaaaaaggagatggAAGAAAGAATGTCACTAGAGGAGACCAAGGAACAA atcCTGAAGTTGCAGGAGAAGCTTTTAGCTCTACAGGAAGAGAAGCATCAGCTTTTCCTGCAGCTCAAGAAAGTTTTACATGAGGAAGAAAAACGGAGGCGAAAAGAGCAGAG TGACCTGACCACTCTGACATCAGCAGCATACCAGCAAGGCCTGACCGTTCACACCGGAACTCACCTCCTCAGCATGCAGG GGAGCCCTGGAGGACACAATCGCCCAGGCACCCTCATGGCAGCTGACAGAGCCAAACAGATGTTTGGACCCCAAGTGCTTACG ACCCGGCActacgtgggctcagcagctgcttTCGCAGGGACCCCAGAGCATGGGCAATTCCAAGGTAGCCCGGGTGGCGCCTATGGGACTGCTCAACCCCCACCTCACTATGGACCCACGCAGCCTGCCTACAGTCCTAGTCAGCAGCTCAGAG CACCTTCCGCGTTTCCTGCAGTGCAGTACCTGTCTCAGCCACAGCCACAGCCCTATGCCGTGCACAGCCACTTTCAACCCACCCAGACAG GGTTTCTCCAGCCTGGTGGTGCCCTGTCCTTACAAAAGCAGATGGAACATGCTAACCAGCAGACTGGCTTCTCTGACTCA TCCTCCCTGCGTCCCATGCATCCCCAAGCTCTGCATCCCGCCCCTGGACTCCTGGCCTCACCCCAGCTCCCTGTGCAGATGCAACCAGCAGGAAAG TCGGGCTTTGCAACCACCAGCCAGCCTGGCCCTCGGCTCCCcttcatccagcacagccagAATCCAAGGTTCTACCACAAGTGA